A genomic region of Serinus canaria isolate serCan28SL12 chromosome 1A, serCan2020, whole genome shotgun sequence contains the following coding sequences:
- the ETNK1 gene encoding ethanolamine kinase 1, with the protein MSNYIHVPPGSPEVPKLDITVSEREGPGYRQGALQLLRRLRPHWRPEEVTLQLFTDGITNKLIGCYVGDTRDDVVLVRIYGNKTELLVDRDEEVKSFRVLQAHGCAPQLYCTFNNGLCYEFMQGEALDPEHVCNPDIFKLIARQLAKIHTIHAHNGWIPKSNLWLKMGKYFSLIPTEFADEEVNKRFLRDIPSPQVLQEEMAWMKERLSNLGSPVVLCHNDLLCKNIIYNKKRGDVQFIDYEYSGYNYLAYDIGNHFNEFAGVNEVDYSLYPNRKLQEQWLRSYLEAYKEYKGFGTEVSEKEVEVLYVQVNQFALASHFFWGLWALIQAKYSTIDFDFLGYAIVRFNQYFKMKLEVMVLTLPE; encoded by the exons ATGTCCAACTACATCCACGTCCCGCCTGGCTCGCCGGAGGTGCCCAAGCTGGACATCACGGTCAGCGAGCGGGAGGGGCCCGGCTATCGCCAGGGCGCCCTGCAGCTCCTGCGCCGGCTGCGCCCGCACTGGAGACCCGAGGAGGTGACGCTGCAG CTGTTCACTGATGGGATCACCAATAAGCTGATTGGCTGCTACGTGGGTGACACGAGGGACGATGTGGTGCTGGTCCGGATCTACGGGAACAAGACGGAGCTGCTGGTGGACAGGGACGAGGAGGTGAAGAGCTTCCGAGTGCTGCAGGCCCACGGCTGTGCCCCGCAGCTCTACTGCACCTTCAACAACGGCCTGTGCTACGAGTTCATGCAGGGAGAGGCCCTGGATCCAGAGCACGTCTGCAATCCTGACATCTTCAA actCATTGCTAGACAGCTTGCTAAAATCCATACTATTCATGCACACAATGGATGGATCCCTAAATCAAATTTGTGGCTGAAAATGGGGAAATACTTCTCTCTCATACCCACAGAATTTGCAGATGAGGAGGTAAATAAAAG GTTCTTAAGGGACATTCCAAGTCCTCAAGTTCTTCAGGAAGAGATGGCCTGGATGAAGGAGAGACTGTCCAATTTAGGATCACCAGTGGTGCTTTGTCACAACGACCTGTTGTGTAAGAATATTATTTACAACAAGAAAAGAG GTGATGTGCAGTTCATAGACTATGAGTACTCTGGGTACAACTACCTGGCTTATGACATTGGAAATCACTTCAATGAATTTGCAG GAGTAAATGAAGTAGACTACAGCCTTTATCCCAACAGAAAATTACAGGAGCAATGGCTGAGATCTTACCTTGAGGCCTACAAAGAATATAAAGGATTTGGCACAGAAGTCAGTGAAAAAGAAGTTGAAGTTCTTTATGTCCAAGTCAATCAGTTTGCACTG gcttCACACTTCTTTTGGGGATTGTGGGCTCTAATTCAAGCCAAATATTCCACCattgattttgattttctaGG GTATGCAATTGTTCGGTTTAACcagtatttcaaaatgaaactgGAGGTCATGGTGTTAACTCTTCCTGAGTAA